The genomic window ttgtaaaatcaatacattcattacttcgttcaaaatctaagaaaaatgtacaaattaaaatatattctaaattcttatggtttattataaaattaactttacgtgacaataaaattaatttgaagttGTTGCATgtcacagaaaaaaaataacccttttagtttatataggtatttctaaaaatgcaactcaataattaatgatttagtaaaaatttagtaACTTAACTTTAAGTGGTCCTTAACCTTAATGAtttacttgtattaaattctaaatccataaactaataataaataaaacaaattataccaACTGCTGTAAAAAAGcaatgttatttattcataaaaaagtaACACAGATATTTGGTCATGGGTTACTATCATAACTACCATTTTGCTAAAGAGTACACAGtacatattgtttattgatatGTTTCAATGTTTGATATcctataaactaataatgctattataatctgatactataatattgattaccaGCAGTATAAATACtgcaataaatagttataattttcttattaattttaatttttgaaacaagtataagaattataaataaagttttccttagtaattaattactttaataattggtttgattattttttacgtgAACCCTAGGCTTAGTTTCAGTTGaaaagctaaaatatttttatctttattatgtattcattaaataaactatattattgactTCCTTGTTTTAATTCATGtatgtagattatttttaaattgtaatttattttagattgtgTGGTTGACTGACTGGAAATACCGTGATTACATTGATCCTGCTTTGAGTTTGCTAATGGTGATAATCATTTTGCACTCAGTGTGGCCATTGTTGCAAGAATCTGCACTTATATTACTTCAGACTGTCCCTACTCATATCCAAGTGGATGCCATACAGAAAAGACTTTTAGACAGAGTTGATGGAGTTTTAGCTGTACACGAGTTCCATGTATGGCAATTGGCTGGTGATAGAATCATAGCATCTGCACATATcaggtatttatatagttgaatttaattttaattagtgaaatgtctaatataatatattattttgtgattgtAACTAGGTGTAGGAATTTGCCAGAATATATGAAGTTAGCAGAAAaagttaaagaattttttcataatgaaGGTATTCATTCAACTACCATTCAACCTGAATTTGTGGAAGTTGaggtatattgtaaaatattgttaataatttttttatttggtgttgctatattttggttttatgtaatatcatattgtagGTAACTGAAAATAGAAACGAAAACCAGACTCCTACTGAAGATTGTGTATTGGATTGTCCAAAAACTGACATACCATGTCAATTGCAAACATGTTGCGGCCCCTCAAAACAGGTAAAATTCTTTGAAGtagtacaattataaaataaatattcttatatattttgattgttttagGGTCGTGACACACCATCTCCAGTTGACACGCCATATTTGTGTCGACAACGTAATACTACTTCTGTTACTATTGATACCACCAACAATTTACAGACTGCCAATGCTCAAGAGAGCGAAATGGAAAGTGGTGCACTATTGGGTGATAGAATTAACAATTGTCGTACTTCTACAGGAGGATTTATTACTAGTGGATAGTATTAGTATTCTTTCTAAActataacaattttgtttttttttttaatatatattttattattattattattattattattattatcatctttattattatgataataataaataactaagcACATGgtttaaattgtacctattacaTCAACAAGACCGAGAACAAGACCTAccatgtacaaaaaaaaaaaaaacaaaacgaaacgaaaaataataattatatttagtgagATTTGTATCACTCTTTGCAGTGCGCAATGTTCGAAgatcaaaattatatgtgCTCTACACATACGTTTATGTAAacatcaacaaaataattttaagtttattatatttttaaacaattgtaaTGACTTATTAATGCTCAATTGTTGACATTTACCATAGATCTGTATTTGTTTGATGATGTAATATTGGATGAGCGTTGTAAATAAAcccaaaattttataaacattaaaatttttaaaattgatttttatcaattaaattgattatttatttaaaatattttcgactGTCAACTAGTTCTAAtttgatacaaataattttttttagcttgtaacccatattttattttattgcctaTCAATTAAGAccgtttttaaatatctactattaatatcaaatatataagtgtatattgatatgtatactattagatataataataattaatattataagtttaaacgacatttttgaaatagttaatgatgttttatataatattaaatattaatataggattaataatatattaaatatgtttttgattataacaataataaacaataagtttatattataatttccataatgtagtaaaacataattgagtattataatatgtttaaatacacattatttttttattcagattttgtaataattatttaatgtacctGTTCACAGTGACATGCTGTAACAATAGGATCCTGGAAAGTTACACTtcctatttacataattataggtacacattacacattatgtatattcaattttattacacaCATTTACAAATCTATGTTTATATCTTTTTGTTACtggttttcaaaaacatcagaattaaaacaaataaaattatttataatattatattggtatatattttattttggttacaTTTTCATAGTTGTAGTTTTAGACCATAAGATTCAAATATCAATTACAGTATACATATGgtctgaattataaattataatgtttgcctaacaattaaatatttagattttaggtatattaatttaattaatatatttgtaatattgatGTCAGACACTAAAGTATTTTGCATGATTAAAATGATATGGGTTTTTatagtttgatattttttggtaGGCAATATGCCGTATgcagtttttacaaaaataacgaagaaagaagataatattgtaataatttatttaaatcatctttcaaatatatttagtacctattatatttttattatatttttatgatgaagTATTcagtgtacaatataatttgataagtaCAATGGTACTTAATGgtttgatttaaaaagaaaatttagcATTAATTATGAGTTATTACATAAACAGGACCatgttatgattaaaaatcatactttatattgtaaatagtgtaaataaaatataggttatcaatgataaatttttcaatttttgtaacattttgattttgagtAGAAAACAGTTTCATTCATTACCATGtcagtaaatactaaatatgtaattgtataaaatataaccagaAACTATTATCTTTTTACTAGAATAtagctaaatatatataataatatattaactaatatagtttatgaaaACAGTAGACCACATTTAGGGAAACAAAGAATAGCGATGAAGGtggttttgttataaaatgtattattataagttaaacaGTCAATATATGATTACAGTGGTAGATAATTAGGGCCCCTGGTAAAGTACTAAGCCCGACTAAGGTGTATCATGGGAgaccattaatttaaaaaaaataacaattaaataaataggtatagccttataggtacttaaataagAGCTAAAAACGATGAATGCAGTGGAGTGAAatggttcaaatttttaaaccacTCATCGACCGTCGGCTGTAAACAAAACATCTTCTATTAAACGGACATTTTAGAGATTTACTTCAAGGAGAAAGCACCGGAGAAGCGGCTGTATAGCCCATAAGCGCAAAATACAACCCAAACGCAACCCAAaagcgcaaaaaaaaaaattacctttttaaTAACCCAAATAGcgcaaatcaattttatacaaaaagtgtatttaattaaaatcgtagttattattaatattaaattaagcatTAAcagtgatataaaaattagttcaaaaatcagtaaaaaataaaaaatataattttgagtacctattattttaaattatttaaataagtatcaaaaaatcaataaaaatcaaataatcattaataaaaatcagttaaaaaataaaaaatataattatgagtattattttaaattaattaaacaaatgcaATAACCGTCGCCATGCATTGCCGTAATCTGTCGTGGAACGGGTAAGGCCACGCTTACGTACATGGAAAGCGTCGAGCGTCGCAAGTTAGTTCAGTAAAATACTGTATGTCTGTATcaagtaatacaattaatttttgctcTTTTTTCCACTACCAAAGTACAAAAGCTCAGATTCATTTTGCGCTTTTGAGTTATCGAGAAAAAAGGTTGATTTGCGCTTTCGGATTTCACCATGAGAAGCTTATACGTTTCCAAACGAATTCAGGAAACACACAGGTAGatcaaaaaattcaaagtaaGACGTGTAGTTGTGTAACTTGGTTTTAGATCAGTAGCGttaatggtattttaattgatgattgctaataatatactacttgAATGATATACCACGGTATAATACTGAAGTACCtgcaaatattttacctatgtTCTAACTTTTAAcctttaaagaaatattaacattattatcaaatgtttattGATAGAAGAAGAACAGTAGGTAGGCTGAATAACATCAATGCGGTGATGTGTAACTATGTGGCTAATACCTGTAGCTTGTAAaatgtcaattaaaaaaaaaacggcaaTTCAAATTGgattaattaaagtaaatcgTTTCCGAGTGGTATCCACATTTGTAAAATACGCGTtcctaaaaataacttttaacatattttcttttgtcGGTTTGCTGATATCAACGTGAGACGAATTTTGGCTACAATAAGCTTGAGGTTGAAAAATAACGTACAGGCCTAGctagatttgaaaaaaaaacgaacagTGGAAACCGAACACGGAAGAGGTCGTTCGACCTCGTCCTGTTCTATATATAGAATTTCAGCGTCGTCCGTATTGCCGTGAAACCGAAACAAACTTGTCGAATTCCGGGACGCACAGCTGCGtcgtaaagaaaaaaaatacgtttttggATCGCGTTTGTTGTAACAACAAACGAAAGAACAACAAAACCAgctactatactatactatggTTTACTATATATGCGCTACAGCGCTCACTCAAGGTTGGTGACGACGTCGTCGacgatttatgtttttgtataaaataataacaacaacaacaacaacaacaacaacgtttaaaataatagtcaatACGCCGCGCGCGCAGCTATCGCCCTGCTGCGGTTTCGCTCACAAAATCCAAAACAAAACCAAGCGCACGCGATCCGCGTTGTACAGTACACGTACACCTACCTACACCGGTCCCCGGTACTCGCGTACCTATTGTCACGTATACGTGTATCGTGGACGAAAACGTATCACGCGCGGCGGAAACACGACACATTATTAATGTGCGCGGCgatggataaaaataatacgcgCGGCCACCGACCTGTGTGCTAAAAACGTGTACGACGGCGAAACGCTAGCTCGCCGg from Aphis gossypii isolate Hap1 chromosome 1, ASM2018417v2, whole genome shotgun sequence includes these protein-coding regions:
- the LOC114126016 gene encoding zinc transporter 1, encoding MGRYSGKKCRLITMFWLTTFFFLVEIIVGYITNSMALVADSFHMLSDVAALVVAYLSVKMSPKKWSKNTFGWARAEVLGALVNAVFLVALCFSITVEACKRFIEVETIHNPKFIVVVGVLGLFVNILGLFLFHAHGGGGHGHSHGGISRSHTRLTQLVSAGASANATDDNDNDHRFNVPLNHTHESSAGHMNMRGVFLHLLADALGSVIVIVSALIVWLTDWKYRDYIDPALSLLMVIIILHSVWPLLQESALILLQTVPTHIQVDAIQKRLLDRVDGVLAVHEFHVWQLAGDRIIASAHIRCRNLPEYMKLAEKVKEFFHNEGIHSTTIQPEFVEVEVTENRNENQTPTEDCVLDCPKTDIPCQLQTCCGPSKQGRDTPSPVDTPYLCRQRNTTSVTIDTTNNLQTANAQESEMESGALLGDRINNCRTSTGGFITSG